In a single window of the Biomphalaria glabrata chromosome 5, xgBioGlab47.1, whole genome shotgun sequence genome:
- the LOC106060658 gene encoding cathepsin L-like, with translation MRLDSMLVFMSVVVSHIIFSQSMIEYPEEDNQHAKDLFSNWRKRHSKTYKNGSVEHIKYQTFLENLKIANQLNRLASKYDSEMPPTFGLSPYVDLTPKEFKQRFLNRFIQSNISSRRTSNRTKSRKQRDTNSGSVTGCFDWSEVYGVVTSVKDQGSTGACWAIAGCGNIEGLWAIKTGSSSPDLSSQAVLDCNGIFQNQALACGPTGGNPMAFYEFLVNEGGMLQESDYPFCVGNGSCSPCAPPGYSTLHCGPWFTPSCNVSESCSAKYNRSKFIPGLKVVDYAILSQNENSLAADLKNIGPLVAALHGRDLQLYTGGVLRALTCNKYNLDHVVLLTGYNITENGASYWIAKNSWGAMWGEKGFFRISFGSEACGINKLCATGFLA, from the exons AGAGTACCCTGAAGAAGACAACCAACACGCTAAAGACTTGTTCTCTAATTGGAGAAAACGTCACTctaaaacatacaaaaatggATCAGTTGAGCATATCAA GTATCAAACATTTCTGGAGAACTTGAAGATCGCCAATCAACTCAACAGACTTGCTTCTAAATACGACTCAGAAATGCCGCCAACTTTCGGATTATCTCCCTATGTGGATCTCACCCCAAAAGAATTCAAACAGCGCTTCTTAAACAGATTCATCCAATCAAATATCAGCAGTAGGCGG ACTTCTAATCGGACTAAGTCTAGAAAACAG CGTGACACAAATAGTGGATCTGTTACTGGCTGCTTTGATTGGTCAGAGGTCTATGGCGTTGTTACGTCGGTGAAGGACCAAGGCTCTACTGGTGCATGCTGGGCAATCGCAGGATGTGGAAACATTGAG GGTCTTTGGGCTATAAAAACCGGAAGTTCAAGCCCCGATCTATCTAGTCAAGCTGTTCTGGACTGTAACGGCATattccaaaaccaagccttagCATGCGGTCCGACAGGAGGAAACCCAATGGCTTTTTATGAGTTTCTCGTG AATGAAGGCGGAATGTTGCAAGAGAGTGACTACCCCTTTTGTGTAGGTAATGGATCTTGTTCACCATGTGCACCTCCAGgctacag CACTCTTCACTGCGGACCCTGGTTCACACCAAGCTGCAACGTGTCAGAGAGCTGCTCAGCCAAATACAATCGGTCCAAGTTTATTCCAGGACTTAAAGTTGTGGATTACGCCATACTGAGTCAGAACGAGAATAGTTTGGCTGCAGATCTAAAAAAC ataGGGCCTCTGGTGGCGGCGCTACACGGCAGGGACCTTCAGCTTTATACTGGAGGTGTGCTTCGAGCCCTGACTTGCAATAAGTACAACTTAGACCATGTAGTTCTCCTCACTGGGTACAATATCACCGAGAATGGTGCCAGTTACTGGATCGCCAAAAACTCCTGGGGGGCGATGTGGGGAGAGAAAGGTTTCTTCAGGATTTCATTCGGCTCTGAGGCTTGTGGCATCAATAAGCTTTGTGCCACTGGATTCCTGGCCTAG